A section of the Archocentrus centrarchus isolate MPI-CPG fArcCen1 chromosome 20, fArcCen1, whole genome shotgun sequence genome encodes:
- the rpl7 gene encoding large ribosomal subunit protein uL30 has protein sequence MADAEKKVPAVPESLLKRRKAYAAMKAMRVKKLLAQKKVRKVTRKLIYKRAEKYHQEYRQMHRREIRMGRMARKVGNFYVPAEPKLAFVIRIRGINGVSPKVRKVLQLLRLRQIFNGVFVKLNKASINMLRIAEPYIAWGYPNLKSVRELIYKRGYGRIRKQRIALTDNSLVQKSLGKYGIICVEDLIHEIYTVGKNFKPANNFLWPFKLSSPRGGMNKKTTHFVEGGDAGNREDQINRLIRRMN, from the exons ATGGCGGACGCAGA AAAAAAGGTTCCGGCGGTCCCTGAGAGCCTTTTGAAAAGGCGAAAGGCCTACGCGGCCATGAAGGCCATGCGTGTCAAGAAGCTGCTGGCTCAGAAGAAG GTCCGCAAGGTGACCAGGAAACTGATCTACAAGAGGGCTGAGAAGTACCACCAGGAGTACAGGCAGATGCACAGGCGTGAGATACGAATGGGCCGTATGGCTCGCAAAGTGGGAAACTTCTATGTGCCAGCTGAGCCCAAACTGGCCTTTGTCATCAGGATCAGAGG CATCAACGGCGTGAGCCCCAAAGTCCGCAAAGTTCTGCAGCTGCTCCGTCTGCGCCAGATCTTCAACGGTGTCTTTGTCAAGCTGAACAAGGCTTCAATCAACATGCTCAGGATCGCAGAGCCCTACATTGCTTGGGG ATACCCCAACCTGAAGTCTGTGCGTGAGCTCATCTACAAACGTGGTTATGGCCGGATCAGGAAACAGCGCATTGCCCTCACAGATAACTCTTTGGTGCAGAAGTCCCTCG GCAAATATGGCATCATCTGTGTTGAGGACCTCATCCATGAGATTTACACAGTTGGAAAGAACTTCAAGCCTGCCAACAACTTCCTGTGGCCCTTCAAGCTGTCATCCCCACGCGGCGGTATGAACAAGAAGACCACACACTTCGTGGAGGGTGGCGATGCTGGCAACAGGGAGGATCAGATCAACAGACTGATCAGGAGGATGAACTAA